NNNNNNNNNNNNNNNNNNNNNNNNNNNNNNNNNNNNNNNNNNNNNNNNNNNNNNNNNNNNNNNNNNNNNNNNNNNNNNNNNNNNNNNNNNNNNNNNNNNNNNNNNNNNNNNNNNNNNNNNNNNNNNNNNNNNNNNNNNNNNNNNNNNNNNNNNNNNNNNNNNNNNNNNNNNNNNNNNNNNNNNNNNNNNNNNNNNNNNNNNNNNNNNNNNNNNNNNNNNNNNNNNNNNNNNNNNNNNNNNNNNNNNNNNNNNNNNNNNNNNNNNNNNNNNNNNNNNNNNNNNNNNNNNNNNNNNNNNNNNNNNNNNNNNNNNNNNNNNNNNNNNNNNNNNNNNNNNNNNNNNNNNNNNNNNNNNNNNNNNNNNNNNNNNNNNNNNNNNNNNNNNNNNNNNNNNNNNNNNNNNNNNNNNNNNNNNNNNNNNNNNNNNNNNNNNNNNNNNNNNNNNNNNNNNNNNNNNNNNNNNNNNNNNNNNNNNNNNNNNNNNNNNNNNNNNNNNNNNNNNNNNNNNNNNNNNNNNNNNNNNNNNNNNNNNNNNNNNNNNNNNNNNNNNNNNNNNNNNNNNNNNNNNNNNNNNNNNNNNNNNNNNNNNNNNNNNNNNNNNNNNNNNNNNNNNNNNNNNNNNNNNNNNNNNNNNNNNNNNNNNNNNNNNNNNNNNNNNNNNNNNNNNNNNNNNNNNNNNNNNNNNNNNNNNNNNNNNNNNNNNNNNNNNNNNNNNNNNNNNNNNNNNNNNNNNNNNNNNNNNNNNNNNNNNNNNNNNNNNNNNNNNNNNNNNNNNNNNNNNNNNNNNNNNNNNNNNNNNNNNNNNNNNNNNNNNNNNNNNNNNNNNNNNNNNNNNNNNNNNNNNNNNNNNNNNNNNNNNNNNNNNNNNNNNNNNNNNNNNNNNNNNNNNNNNNNNNNNNNNNNNNNNNNNNNNNNNNNNNNNNNNNNNNNNNNNNNNNNNNNNNNNNNNNNNNNNNNNNNNNNNNNNNNNNNNNNNNNNNNNNNNNNNNNNNNNNNNNNNNNNNNNNNNNNNNNNNNNNNNNNNNNNNNNNNNNNNNNNNNNNNNNNNNNNNNNNNNNNNNNNNNNNNNNNNNNNNNNNNNNNNNNNNNNNNNNNNNNNNNNNNNNNNNNNNNNNNNNNNNNNNNNNNNNNNNNNNNNNNNNNNNNNNNNNNNNNNNNNNNNNNNNNNNNNNNNNNNNNNNNNNNNNNNNNNNNNNNNNNNNNNNNNNNNNNNNNNNNNNNNNNNNNNNNNNNNNNNNNNNNNNNNNNNNNNNNNNNNNNNNNNNNNNNNNNNNNNNNNNNNNNNNNNNNNNNNNNNNNNNNNNNNNNNNNNNNNNNNNNNNNNNNNNNNNNNNNNNNNNNNNNNNNNNNNNNNNNNNNNNNNNNNNNNNNNNNNNNNNNNNNNNNNNNNNNNNNNNNNNNNNNNNNNNNNNNNNNNNNNNNNNNNNNNNNNNNNNNNNNNNNNNNNNNNNNNNNNNNNNNNNNNNNNNNNNNNNNNNNNNNNNNNNNNNNNNNNNNNNNNNNNNNNNNNNNNNNNNNNNNNNNNNNNNNNNNNNNNNNNNNNNNNNNNNNNNNNNNNNNNNNNNNNNNNNNNNNNNNNNNNNNNNNNNNNNNNNNNNNNNNNNNNNNNNNNNNNNNNNNNNNNNNNNNNNNNNNNNNNNNNNNNNNNNNNNNNNNNNNNNNNNNNNNNNNNNNNNNNNNNNNNNNNNNNNNNNNNNNNNNNNNNNNNNNNNNNNNNNNNNNNNNNNNNNNNNNNNNNNNNNNNNNNNNNNNNNNNNNNNNNNNNNNNNNNNNNNNNNNNNNNNNNNNNNNNNNNNNNNNNNNNNNNNNNNNNNNNNNNNNNNNNNNNNNNNNNNNNNNNNNNNNNNNNNNNNNNNNNNNNNNNNNNNNNNNNNNNNNNNNNNNNNNNNNNNNNNNNNNNNNNNNNNNNNNNNNNNNNNNNNNNNNNNNNNNNNNNNNNNNNNNNNNNNNNNNNNNNNNNNNNNNNNNNNNNNNNNNNNNNNNNNNNNNNNNNNNNNNNNNNNNNNNNNNNNNNNNNNNNNNNNNNNNNNNNNNNNNNNNNNNNNNNNNNNNNNNNNNNNNNNNNNNNNNNNNNNNNNNNNNNNNNNNNNNNNNNNNNNNNNNNNNNNNNNNNNNNNNNNNNNNNNNNNNNNNNNNNNNNNNNNNNNNNNNNNNNNNNNNNNNNNNNNNNNNNNNNNNNNNNNNNNNNNNNNNNNNNNNNNNNNNNNNNNNNNNNNNNNNNNNNNNNNNNNNNNNNNNNNNNNNNNNNNNNNNNNNNNNNNNNNNNNNNNNNNNNNNNNNNNNNNNNNNNNNNNNNNNNNNNNNNNNNNNNNNNNNNNNNNNNNNNNNNNNNNNNNNNNNNNNNNNNNNNNNNNNNNNNNNNNNNNNNNNNNNNNNNNNNNNNNNNNNNNNNNNNNNNNNNNNNNNNNNNNNNNNNNNNNNNNNNNNNNNNNNNNNNNNNNNNNNNNNNNNNNNNNNNNNNNNNNNNNNNNNNNNNNNNNNNNNNNNNNNNNNNNNNNNNNNNNNNNNNNNNNNNNNNNNNNNNNNNNNNNNNNNNNNNNNNNNNNNNNNNNNNNNNNNNNNNNNNNNNNNNNNNNNNNNNNNNNNNNNNNNNNNNNNNNNNNNNNNNNNNNNNNNNNNNNNNNNNNNNNNNNNNNNNNNNNNNNNNNNNNNNNNNNNNNNNNNNNNNNNNNNNNNNNNNNNNNNNNNNNNNNNNNNNNNNNNNNNNNNNNNNNNNNNNNNNNNNNNNNNNNNNNNNNNNNNNNNNNNNNNNNNNNNNNNNNNNNNNNNNNNNNNNNNNNNNNNNNNNNNNNNNNNNNNNNNNNNNNNNNNNNNNNNNNNNNNNNNNNNNNNNNNNNNNNNNNNNNNNNNNNNNNNNNNNNNNNNNNNNNNNNNNNNNNNNNNNNNNNNNNNNNNNNNNNNNNNNNNNNNNNNNNNNNNNNNNNNNNNNNNNNNNNNNNNNNNNNNNNNNNNNNNNNNNNNNNNNNNNNNNNNNNNNNNNNNNNNNNNNNNNNNNNNNNNNNNNNNNNNNNNNNNNNNNNNNNNNNNNNNNNNNNNNNNNNNNNNNNNNNNNNNNNNNNNNNNNNNNNNNNNNNNNNNNNNNNNNNNNNNNNNNNNNNNNNNNNNNNNNNNNNNNNNNNNNNNNNNNNNNNNNNNNNNNNNNNNNNNNNNNNNNNNNNNNNNNNNNNNNNNNNNNNNNNNNNNNNNNNNNNNNNNNNNNNNNNNNNNNNNNNNNNNNNNNNNNNNNNNNNNNNNNNNNNNNNNNNNNNNNNNNNNNNNNNNNNNNNNNNNNNNNNNNNNNNNNNNNNNNNNNNNNNNNNNNNNNNNNNNNNNNNNNNNNNNNNNNNNNNNNNNATGATGCTTTATCCATTGCAGACCAGCTGAACTGCCGCCTGGGCTCCTTCCCCACGACTTACTTGGGGGTGCCCATTAGTGACTCCAGACTCGCCATCGCGGATCTCCGCCTGACGGTGACTAGGATGCAGCACAAGGTTGAACCCTGGAGGGGACGCTGGCTGTCGAAAGCTGTTAGGGTGATCCTAATCAATTCCTCGCTTGCCAGCCTTCTCTGGTTTCTCATGAGCTTCTACAACCTTCATGAGACCCTCCATCAGGAGGTGGCCAAATACCAGTCGAGGTTCTTCTGGGCTGGCGAGGGCGACAAGCAGAAGTATCATATGGTGAGCTGGCCCGACATCTGCAAACCCAAAGATCAGGGTGGCCTTGGGATCCTGTCATCCCGAcgcatgaacattgccctcctgACCCGATGGCTGTGGCGTATTGCCAATGGGGAGGGAGGCCTCTGGCTCACCATCATCCGTAATAAGTACCTCCGTGGCCAACCTATTGCCTTTTGCCAACGTACGGGTGGATCCCAGTTCTGGCAGTCCGTGATCCAGCTTCTACCCGTACTACGCATCGACACATCCATCTCGGTTGGCTCCGGGGCCTTGACCTTGTTCTGGTTCGACCGCCGGATAGGGGACTCCCCCTGGCTGCGCGATTCCCAGAATTATTTGCCATTGCGGCTGACCCTCGGGTCTCTGTCGAGACGGCTCTTATTGACTTAGGGTGTCTCGCCTTCCGGCGCCCCTTTGGCCCCCTCGAGGTGGCCGCCTGGGACTCCCTCCTCCAAGACATCGCATTTATGCCGATGAACGTCGAGGAGGACCGGGATGTTCTTTCCTGGTGCCTCGAGCCCTCTGGCCGTTTCTCCACGAAGTCCCTGTACGGCGCCATTGCTCCCTCGACGGCCCCGGAACCATTTAGCCTGATCTGGGACATCTGACTTCCGCTGAAAATCAGGATCTTCTTATGGCAATGGATCTGTAGACGCCTCCCCTTTAGGGTTGAAGTCCTCAAGCGTAATGGCCCGGGTATGGGATGTGCCCCATCTGTGGCACGATTGAGGATGCTAACCATATCTTTTTTTAGTGCCACTCTGCCCAGTTCCTTTGGGCCTGCTTCCGTGAAACGGTTGGCGGACAGTCGTGTAATACCAACTTTTCCGACCTGCTTGTCGAGCTTAACGCTTCCCCTACTCGCTACCGCCATATTAGATGGCTGCGCGTTGGGGTTCTCACCTGAACGCTTTGGAACATTCACAATAATCTTGTTATTCAGAAGGTGCCTCTCCGACGTGCGACTGACGCAATCTTCAAATTGTGTGGCTACTtatagctttggcggccgcttagccgcccccggACCGGGACGTCATCACCACCCTTCTCTCCGATCTTCGCTCGATGGCGCTCCGCGTGGCTCCCCGCCTGGCAGCTCTGTGGAGTGTGTGTTTTGGGTTTAGGACTTGTTGTGCTGTGCCCTCAGCATTGACCCTTTCATGTACTATTGTTCCTGTGGACTTCCGTGTGTGTGCGTGTATTGTTCCTGTGGActtctgtgtgtgtgtgcgtggcTTTGTGTTGGACCTTGTTAGATACTTGGTGCGGTTGACTTTATAATATAATATAAATCTAAATCGGGACGAAAGCCTTTTTCAGTAGCGATCTTGAAGTTAGATTGCGTGGAGCTGTGAGGGAGGGAAGCCTTCGTTGGACTATCAGTCGGAGTCGGAAATCGGGTACGTCGCGGAGTGCCTCTACGACCACAACGATGTACCCCCTccctcccaaaatataagaacgttttataCTACTGAAAAAGCGTACAATATGATGTAGATTACAACACGGATAGAGAAGTACGTTACGTACGTAGTAGTGATATGCGTGGTGCATACGCAGTACAACGTATCACAGTGGCCACGCACGTTCTTCTGCTAGGCTGCTAGCCTGCTACCTAGCCTAAGCCTGCCGCGTGCGCGTCATCCTCTTGTCGTTCATCTCGGCGGCCACGGCCACCGCGTCGGCCACACCCTTGCCTCCTCCACCTGCTCCCGCAGCGGCGTTGCGCTCCGCTGCTGTGGCCACCGCAACGGCGTcctccctcgtggccaccttgttggcCGGCAGCACCGCCGCGGCGCTGTCCAGCACGTCCCTCAGCCGCAACTTCTCACCGTCACTGACCCGGGGCCTCATGTTGGTCTCCGCGGCCTGCTGCGCGGCAGCCGCCACGCCACCGGGGATGACGCGGCCCAGCCCCGTCGCGCGCGTCTCGGCGGCCTGCACCGCAGCCGCGTCCGCGAGGTCGACCGGCCTCTCACCCGCGGACGTCTGCGCCGCGGCCTGTAGAGCTTCGCCGATGGTCACCGCGTCTGTCGCCTCCTCCACACCGGCGTCCGGCACCGGCACCGTGAACTGCGCCATCACCTGCATGCAAGCATGCGTGTCAAACACGTTCGGACATCACGTCGCCATGCAAGATCATGGCGCGCGCGCATGCGTACAACATATGTTGATAATGATACGTAGATCTTACCTGGCCGCCGGCGGTGGCGGTGACGACGCGTCTCCCAGCGTGTGGCTCGTCGGTCTCGGTGACCCGGAGCTGGCCGCGGCGATCATCTTGTTTCTGCTGCTGATCATCATGGGTGAGGACTTCGTCCCGCTGGCGGCGCGCGTCGTGAGCGGCGGCCGAGGGCGGGTAGACGTCCCCGGTGCGGACGGGCTGGGGCTGGTCGCTCATGGCCGGCGTCAGCCTCGCTCGCTCGATCTGTGGCAATCAGCGGAAGGCTGCTGCTTTCGCTAGCTAGCTTGGCTAGTTACCCTTTGCATCACCGGGAATAAATGGTGACGACGGGAGGAGACGGGAAGGTGGTAGAGCGGCGCGATTTGGCGCTGCCTGGGTGAGCTTGCCACGGTGAGCTCCTTTGCGACGACACGTGCAAAGTGGAAAGACAGCAGAACGACACCTGGAATGGCACATCTCCACTGCACGGCACGAACGCGGCACCGCCATGTACTATGGGCCAGCGAGCTCCTATTTGTGTCTATACGAGCATGGTTAATTGTACTATTTGTGtctataagagcatggttaattgTATAGCCAGCTTTTAGCTATATAATCGTGTCACATTATTTATAATCAAActtatactacctccgtcctggtttataggtcctctttatagtttgtgccaaattctgactaaagatttaactaacaaaatgttaatgcatgtcaaaaaaaattatctcactggatttgtatttgaacatagttttcaaaaatataatgtttggtgacatgcgtgaacattttgttagtttaatctatggtcaaaatttggcacgaaatacaatgaggaccaataaacccggatgaAGGTAGTAGTTCGTAAATACAATAATAATTATATATAAATATATACTAATCTCACTTTCTCATAAAGTTCCTGAGAGCGCTTGCTACAGCCACATGTTATTCAAATGACAAACATATATAAATCATCAAACCTTGGATTGCATGAGTGAGCCAAACAATGGAGCGGGGTATTACTCTTCGCCCAACGTTTAAGAAGTTTTTTCTTGATTATGACATAGAGAGCACAATCTTAATGAAGTTCCTTTTTTTCATAACGATAAATGGGAACTTTCACCTATGAACAATGAACAACAATCAAAATCAGCAAGCAACACATATCAATAATGCCCAAATGATGATGAAGAAAGCTACAAGAATCACTTACCTTCTCTATCATGTCGTCCCACATCTCATATATCAAATGGAGAGATGGTTTATCCGTGTCGGTCAACCTTATCATTGCATACATGGGTGAGGTGAAAGAAACAATGTATTCAATTTTATCCCACCACACATCACTCAAATGAGTTCCTTCACCCTTTGAGCTGTAATAGGATCATCTTCTTTATAAGTAGCCCAATTTGAATGAACAACCATTTGTGTGAGTGCGTCCTTGATTAAAAGAAACCTCTTCAACATGATGACAACACTTGCAAATCTGGTTTCCGCAATTTGGAGGAACTTGAGTTTGCTAAACTCATTGAACATAGACAACCTCATGCCATGGTTCATGATGAAGTTCTTGACAAAGGAAGCTAGGTCAGAAACCTATTTTATAAAGAGAAGAacttcatattcatcaatatcatccTTCTTTGGGTCACAAATTTCCTTCAACACAAGATTGAGGCAGTGCACAATGCAAGGAGTCCAGTAAATATTCTTGTATTTTGCTTGAATCATCAACCCAGCACCTCTCACATTAGATGCATTGTCTGTGATCACTTGGACCACATTCTCAGATCCAATCTCCtcaaccacttccttcatcttctcatatatatatatatattctttggATTTGGTCTACTCATTGAAAACAATAAAAATCAACAAGAATAACAAATCAACAACTCTGATTCAACAAGTCAGCAACAATGACATTGTGATACATAGTTACATACCTCCGGTGATGAAATTTTTTGCAATAAGAGCATCAGCTTGTTGTCGAAGCTCTGAATGAAAACTTTCTGAAATCTCGAATAGCTGTCCTGCTGCCTTCCTTTTCCTTGATGATATCAACCGaccagatgaaggaaatatgccctagaggaaataataaagttattatttatttccttatttcatgataaatgtttattattcatgctagaattgtattaaccggaaacatgatacatgtgtgaatacatagacgaacttaatgtcactagtatgcctctacttgactagctcattaatcaaagatggttatgtttcctaaccatagacatgagttgtcatttgattaacgggatcatatatcattaggagaatgatgtgattgacatgacccattccgttagcttagcacttgatcgtttagtatgttgctattgctttcttcatgacttatacatgttcctatgactatgagattatgcaactcccgtttaccggaggaacactttgtgtgctaccaaacgtcacaacataactgggtgattataaaggtgctctacaggtgtctctgaaggtacttgttgggttggcgtatttcgagattagaatttgtcactccgattgtcggagaggtatctctgggcccactcggtaatgcacatcactataagccttgcaagcattgcaactaataagttagttgcgggatgatgtattacggaacgagcaaagagacttaccggtaacgagattgaactaggtattgagataccgacgatcgaatctcgggcaagtaacataccgatgacaaagggaacaatatatgttgttatgctgtttgaccgataaagatcttcgtagaatatgtaggagccaatatgggcatccaggttccgctattggttattgaccagagagatgtctcggtcatgtctacataattctcgaacccgtagggtccgcacgcttaacgttcgttgacgatatagtattatatgagttatgtatgttgctaaccgaatattgttcggagtcctgaatgagatcacggacatgacgaggaactccggaatggtccggagataaagtttgatatatgggataatagtgtttgatctccggaagggttccggaattcaccggaagggattccggatgtttcccgaaatgtttgggtatgagaacacattatttgggccaaaggggaaagcccacaaggtttttggaaagcgcaaaaaggaagttttgcggagtccaggggccagacaccagggtccctggcgtctgggtccagacaccgggaaccctggcgtctggccttggagtccgagaaggactcttgccttttgggtgaaaccgactttgtggaggcttttactccaagtttcgaccccaaggctcaaaatataaatagagggacagggctagcaccaaagacacatcaagaaacaccaagccgtgtgccggcaaccccgtcccctctagtttatcctccgtcatagtttctgtagtgcttaggcgaagccctatggagattgttcttcaccaataccgtcaccacgccgtcgtgcttccggaactcatctactacttcgcccgtcttactggatcgagaaggcgaggacgtcatcgagctgaacgtgtgcagaactcgaaggtgccgtgcgttcggtacttggatcggtcggatcgtgaaaacgtacgactacatcaaccgcgttgataaacgcttccgcttagcgatcttcaacggTATGAAGAtagactctccctctcgttgctatgcatcaccatgatcttgcgtgtgcgtaagaattttttttaaattactacg
Above is a window of Triticum dicoccoides isolate Atlit2015 ecotype Zavitan chromosome 5B, WEW_v2.0, whole genome shotgun sequence DNA encoding:
- the LOC119305079 gene encoding late embryogenesis abundant protein 3-like translates to MSDQPQPVRTGDVYPPSAAAHDARRQRDEVLTHDDQQQKQDDRRGQLRVTETDEPHAGRRVVTATAGGQVMAQFTVPVPDAGVEEATDAVTIGEALQAAAQTSAGERPVDLADAAAVQAAETRATGLGRVIPGGVAAAAQQAAETNMRPRVSDGEKLRLRDVLDSAAAVLPANKVATREDAVAVATAAERNAAAGAGGGGKGVADAVAVAAEMNDKRMTRTRQA